The genome window TAGTACATTTCACTAACTATTCATATTCTGTATATACTACAagcatttatttattcatataacatttgttaatttctctgcaaatatatattaaaaaaaatatatatataactgtATATTGATAGTTTTAActcattaaaataaaataatatatgtatggaATAGTAACGAGtgctatattttatatgaacaaaaatatatgtattttttttttgttcattatgtatacatataatttaaaaacaataattatgcataatgtaaaaaatatataacattttgtatatgttttatattcctttcacaaatatatttgtaagtttattttctataagTTAATTACATAAATTTGACACAAATTCGATGCTTTTactttaataataataattttaaggAAAAAATTGGGGTAAcgaatataaattaaaagatataaaataaaataataccCTGGACAAAAACCTGATagtaatgataataaaatggttgtattttaaatatatcagTTTTAAAGTTTGAAAATGTTGTTAGTTTTACATGTATgctttatcattttctttttttaaggAAAACAAACATGCTATAGTAACGTTCCTGCTATTTCAAcaattcatattttatactttCTAATCACCtgttcataaatatataatattgttgaaataacacaaaaaaaaggttaatatagtaaaatttatgtattggataataaaacatatatgtgtatattttatatgtatacaaaTACTTTGTAGTTATatggaaaattattttgaaaactttgaaaaatataaagatatatattttatgggacattaaaaaaaattaagaaatataaacatccctaaaaaattgtatcaATGATAATTCCTCTTTGCTATAgtctaaattattaaaaaaaaaattactaaatttatattattcttatagattgaaaaaaactttatcttgaattaaatatatttctatgaaacaatatattgtatgtattatctcttttttttttttttaatcataatatttatagatTATACATATGAAAAGGTATGTCATAAAAACAGTATAATTAAAGAGCGGTGTATTATTAAGTCTGgttatatatcattttagAACTACTATATGTTTTTGTATGTGTTAATTTAGCttaatacttttttttttaagattaTAGATAGCAATTTTTCTATGTGTAAGTTAATTGAGGAACTATTCCAcgcacacatatatatatatttgtatatgcATACTGAAGTgcttttattatatgtgaTAATGGATATATTATATCAGTTTGATTGATATTGTGAGTATGATGACTTAATTtgtaaatgaaaatattaaataatataaaaaaaaaaatataaatttatgaaaaatatcaaaGGGAGAAACTAGCTACATGAAATTCGactgttttaaaaaattatgataatgcaagaaaaattataaatttttatgcacaaaaaaaaaaaagttaaaataaaaaaaaaaaaaaaacgaataaAAAGGGGGGATGTATATGCCGAATAAACAAGTAAATATAATCCCCTTGATTTAGATTAGGCTTCATAGGTACACATATGAGCACATAGAAACTTTTGtataactttttatttttttcataaaaaaaattatgaaaaaattattgccTATGCATGTAAAAATAGGAAAAGGGaaatattaacatattAATGATGAAATCGAATTATAATTTCACATAAACTTAAACAaattccaaaaaaaaaatatccccatggataattatatgaacaGATTTTTCGAACGTTGTAAATCATCTGAATTCCTCCTAGGAGTTCAGAAATACTCCTTATGTGAAAAAGGTctaaatgaaaaatgtggaaaaaaagataaaataataaaaaatggggAGTATAATgctaaaaattatgtaaaacaaaatgaatataatatgatTGCAAGCAAATTtgagaaaataaaaaaactaaatCATCCTAATATATGTcgatatataaatataaatagaaaaaataatgattattatatattttcggAATATTACAGTTTGTCcttatatgatatattaaatggagagaataaaaatattgcaCATTTTAAATGTCTAAGGAAAATATTTGGAATTAAAAGCcaagaaaataatacaaaaccCTCTAAAATGTGTGTAAATATGAATGAAAAATTGGATGgacaaacaaaaataataaatcatatagttttaaaaaaaataatatatgaaatacTTAAAGGGGTTGAATATTTGCATTCAAAGaatatccattttttaaacataacgccttataatattttaataacatcaaaaggaaaaataaaattacacAACTATTGTATatcttatttatttgacaattatgaatataattcgaaaaaaaaaaacaaagaaTTTTTTAGTAAAAAGTTATTTCTTGATCATATAATGTCTATGGAAAATCGTATGATCAAGGAAAGTAAATTGAGCAGTGTGCGAAATATTCAGTACCCTAAATACTTGTCTGATTTATCAGAAAATTGTGAAGAACGTATTTTGAATTCACCTTTGGCTAGTcttaatgataaaaaaatagaaagaaaaaaaaaaaaaaaaaaaaaatatatctttatcgaaaattatttcaaatattataattttagtgaggatatgttatattttgggcccttttttatttttttgaatctTTTTGAAaaccaaaaaataaaaataagttatgatttatataaacaCATAGACATATTTAGTGTTGGAATTGTgataattcaaataataaacgGACTAATAGATTTCCAATTTAtaatagatatatttttttctaattttttttgttcaaaAGTAAGTGAAGTTATAAATTCTGAACAAACCgaatttacaaaaataaataatcaaTCCTGTGATTCAGATTTTGAACAAAATAAGAAAACGGATAGATATATtagaaaatacaaaaaaattaataaaatatatgaatcgTTTAAAgttgttaaaaatatattacaacAACGTATGagcgaaaaaaatatgaacaaatcAGAAGAAAACTATGATAAACAGAAACAGctaaaattttttgttagcagtctattaaaaaaagatgatgttataaatagaattgaaaatatttttatacttttattatatataaaattatattatacatatattgcTTATTATTCAAATAGTAAAACAAGTAagttaagaaaaaaaaaacatataagtTTGATAAATATCAATATTTACAAATTGTTTGAAAATCGATacactaaaaaaaaaataataaatgaaaaaaaggatggcataaaaagtaaaactagtgtaaatatagaaaatagaAGAAAAGATATTtctcaaaataaaaagcaGCCAAATATAGTctacaaaataattaaaaatatggtgaactatttaataaagtataatattgatataaattgtattaaattaattgaaaatatatatactgaattttttagtataaatatattagaacAAAATGcgaaagaaatatttttgacaAGTATGAAAAAtgagaaaatatttttttttaattttttacacaaatgcttattattaacatataGTGATTTTAGTGCCAACTCTTTGCTAtctcattattatttttttgaaaaaaaaacattatcatttaaaaatatttctatatttgAAGTAGATCATAATGAAAACATAAAAAGATATAAGAATAGACAATGTCTTAGTTATAAACATCAGCATAATGcatttatatcatattatatatattgcacaaaagatgaaaaaaataaattaaaaaaaaaatattatatcgataaaaaaaatattttttattggtttgatttattatataagtaTAACTATGAAGAAGAATTAACTAATTCTAATTTTGTTTGGAACCcttgtaatattttaaaaataccatatttgttttataaaaaaaaaaaaaatgataaatattttagtatttctttattttcaatgtataaagaatatatattaaaagaatatgTCGAATTATTTAACGAATATGAATATGTAGACAAATGTgtaaatgatataataagaaaaaaacataaatgtCGAAGATTTAAGATTTGGGGTTATCAAAATACTAATAAAGATggtattaaatatatacgaAAAATTCCtataaattgttttaatttgtttaaaaaaaaaaaaaaaaaaaaaattaggaACATCAAACAGTGCATGATAAATACTAATATAACAGAAATAAGTAAAagatgtaaaaatataaacttcgaaaataataaagataatattataaatgtaGAGATACAAcctaatttaaaaatagataaacaaaataataagaagTATACATACGAATCTGATAGTAgcatattttcaaattttttaaacatatatcatgatataaaaaatgaaaattttcgttttaaaaatataaatataaaaacagttggaatatatttagattcattttttgaaataataaaaaatgcatatttatttattaaaaataataaagatatgttttgttcatataaaaatcagTATAATGATATTTGTCTATATAATcgaaattttatatttattcaccAATAtagattatatatacattttcaaaaaatattaaaacatgaatctataaataatataaaattaattaaagaAGTTAAATCAGGATTTCCATCATTAATTAGaaacattatttatttaatttttctcaattataattataccattttaaaacaaaaatcattcgaaaaaaataaaaaattaaaaacacaCATCATATTGCTTTGCCAGTATAATAGTGGAATTACAAacaaattgaaaaaaatttattatccTGAATGTAACAATAATTAtccttttaatattattttagaaaattatGCTAATTTTGAAGGAAAAGACAATTGTTTTGATATTAATAtggatgaaaaaaaaaaagttgtaaaaagaaatttttttttttcgaaaaaaataaaagatgaaaaCGATTTAATTGGAAGTataaaatttcaaaaaaaagtattcGGAATACTTGTGTTGttaagaaataaattaaaagtaACAAGCCgatatttgaaatatttggTTGTACCTATAACTGTACtatattatgataatttttatttaaattataaatgtgttcaaaaaatagtaaaaaacTACTTActtgatatatatacaaataaatataatttatttgaatttatatatatttttaatacattGTTAAACTATTATATTCCTGAGCTAgctaaatttttttataaaaataaaataaatattacaaatattataaaatcatggatattatcattatattgtaattttttcgatatacaaaattcttttttacttttagattttatattaatacattCACGATCTtctttgttatttatatcgATAAGCATATTaagttatttaaaaaaatatattttaaaatctCCCCGAAATAAAATctatcaaaatatttttactttatcacatttgataaatttaaattatattatacgTATGTCtcaatatttatataaaatatgttctATCATGTATACTACATTTCCAAGTCATAACACAAATCATCATAGTATCTATTCTACTGAcattgaaataaataacaacaattataatattaaaaataatagtaaataTAGCAATCATATTAATTGTCTATCttattttatgaacaaaCAAGAATGGAGTAAATACTATGTACATAGAAATACTTTCAgattatacaaaaaagttgttaaaaagaaaagaggatgcaataaaaaatttccgaaaaatatatattgcaaACATTGTAGTTATAATTATtctacaaaaaaaaatactaaaaaaactaaattGATTAGCGAAAATAGGTTATATTGTAGTGATATGAAATacgataaaaatattaacgtaaatttttttgataaaaaaaaatgtagtAATTTGGTAAAATGCGgtgaaaaaacaaaatcgTCAAAAATAGgcaaatattatgaaaaatttttaatgtgCTATCGAGCAaacaaatacaaaaatttaCATGAATATGTTTCATATGAAAAGAAAGGTAGCTATTTGAAATGCcaggaaaaaaatgaggaaataacaaaaaaaataaataatgttaaCAATAGTAGTAATCATAATGTGTGTTATAAAAGTGATTGTAGTATTGCCAACAAAATGGGTATATATTACAGTATAccaaatattaaaaaaaaaaaaaaaattaaattaaaaaatatagatatgaTAAGAATAATTAGCTTCCCAAtgtttccatttttttacattacAAATTTATCTAATGAGTCATCTCTCAACCAGTATATAATTGTCGATACACGTCCTGTCGAAAAATTTATGACCAAGCGATTTAAAAATTCTGTACATGTTAATgctttttttacaaattttaaaaaaggcatttataaaaattatgtcaATAGTGGTAAAAAGAGATATGATATCGATTATTATGATGATCATACTTTGGATAATTATGAGTTAAAGTTTAATTTAAAGACTATAATTCTTGTATTTAGTGATGCAATCTTCGATTTCgatataatacataattttctaaatttagAAATTATGTTTGTAACTATATTACGTGAGGGATTTGAATATGCCGTTAATAATTTACcatcaaattattttacataaaaCA of Plasmodium berghei ANKA genome assembly, chromosome: 6 contains these proteins:
- a CDS encoding Rab GTPase activator and protein kinase, putative, translated to MDNYMNRFFERCKSSEFLLGVQKYSLCEKGLNEKCGKKDKIIKNGEYNAKNYVKQNEYNMIASKFEKIKKLNHPNICRYININRKNNDYYIFSEYYSLSLYDILNGENKNIAHFKCLRKIFGIKSQENNTKPSKMCVNMNEKLDGQTKIINHIVLKKIIYEILKGVEYLHSKNIHFLNITPYNILITSKGKIKLHNYCISYLFDNYEYNSKKKNKEFFSKKLFLDHIMSMENRMIKESKLSSVRNIQYPKYLSDLSENCEERILNSPLASLNDKKIERKKKKKKKYIFIENYFKYYNFSEDMLYFGPFFIFLNLFENQKIKISYDLYKHIDIFSVGIVIIQIINGLIDFQFIIDIFFSNFFCSKVSEVINSEQTEFTKINNQSCDSDFEQNKKTDRYIRKYKKINKIYESFKVVKNILQQRMSEKNMNKSEENYDKQKQLKFFVSSLLKKDDVINRIENIFILLLYIKLYYTYIAYYSNSKTSKLRKKKHISLININIYKLFENRYTKKKIINEKKDGIKSKTSVNIENRRKDISQNKKQPNIVYKIIKNMVNYLIKYNIDINCIKLIENIYTEFFSINILEQNAKEIFLTSMKNEKIFFFNFLHKCLLLTYSDFSANSLLSHYYFFEKKTLSFKNISIFEVDHNENIKRYKNRQCLSYKHQHNAFISYYIYCTKDEKNKLKKKYYIDKKNIFYWFDLLYKYNYEEELTNSNFVWNPCNILKIPYLFYKKKKNDKYFSISLFSMYKEYILKEYVELFNEYEYVDKCVNDIIRKKHKCRRFKIWGYQNTNKDGIKYIRKIPINCFNLFKKKKKKKIRNIKQCMINTNITEISKRCKNINFENNKDNIINVEIQPNLKIDKQNNKKYTYESDSSIFSNFLNIYHDIKNENFRFKNINIKTVGIYLDSFFEIIKNAYLFIKNNKDMFCSYKNQYNDICLYNRNFIFIHQYRLYIHFQKILKHESINNIKLIKEVKSGFPSLIRNIIYLIFLNYNYTILKQKSFEKNKKLKTHIILLCQYNSGITNKLKKIYYPECNNNYPFNIILENYANFEGKDNCFDINMDEKKKVVKRNFFFSKKIKDENDLIGSIKFQKKVFGILVLLRNKLKVTSRYLKYLVVPITVLYYDNFYLNYKCVQKIVKNYLLDIYTNKYNLFEFIYIFNTLLNYYIPELAKFFYKNKINITNIIKSWILSLYCNFFDIQNSFLLLDFILIHSRSSLLFISISILSYLKKYILKSPRNKIYQNIFTLSHLINLNYIIRMSQYLYKICSIMYTTFPSHNTNHHSIYSTDIEINNNNYNIKNNSKYSNHINCLSYFMNKQEWSKYYVHRNTFRLYKKVVKKKRGCNKKFPKNIYCKHCSYNYSTKKNTKKTKLISENRLYCSDMKYDKNINVNFFDKKKCSNLVKCGEKTKSSKIGKYYEKFLMCYRANKYKNLHEYVSYEKKGSYLKCQEKNEEITKKINNVNNSSNHNVCYKSDCSIANKMGIYYSIPNIKKKKKIKLKNIDMIRIISFPMFPFFYITNLSNESSLNQYIIVDTRPVEKFMTKRFKNSVHVNAFFTNFKKGIYKNYVNSGKKRYDIDYYDDHTLDNYELKFNLKTIILVFSDAIFDFDIIHNFLNLEIMFVTILREGFEYAVNNLPSNYFT